The Sinomicrobium kalidii genome contains a region encoding:
- a CDS encoding aminoacyl-histidine dipeptidase: MNSEIRSLEPGEVWNRFADLNAVPRASKKEEQVITFMMDFGKKLGLETFKDETGNVIIRKPATPGMENRKMVVLQSHLDMVHQKNTATDFDFATQGIEMYVDGDWVKAKGTTLGADNGLGVAAIMAILESNDIPHPAVEALFTVDEETGMTGAKGLEPGVLRGEILLNLDTEEDDEIGIGCAGGVDITSSRSYKEEPVPEDTEAFRIAVKGLKGGHSGMDIHKGLGNANKIMNRMLFDGFENYGMRIASIEGGGLRNAIPRESSAVVVVDKVHREAFVFEFGELADAVKNELKTTEPSLEITATPVEKPGAVMELGVQEGITRALYAAHNGVYRMSADMEGLTETSNNIAKVAVGEGNVKISCLTRSSVDSSKTDLANALRATFELAGCDVELSGSYPGWQPDVNSPVLKVLREKYETLFKEKPEVAACHAGLECGILGQNYPEMDMISFGPTIRGAHSPDERAGIASVRKFWTFLREILKDIPEKA, translated from the coding sequence ATGAATTCAGAGATACGATCATTGGAACCCGGGGAAGTCTGGAACAGGTTTGCCGACCTCAACGCCGTACCCCGCGCTTCAAAAAAGGAAGAGCAGGTTATTACCTTTATGATGGATTTCGGTAAAAAACTCGGACTCGAAACCTTTAAGGACGAAACCGGGAATGTCATCATACGGAAACCGGCCACTCCCGGAATGGAAAACAGGAAAATGGTAGTGTTGCAATCGCACCTGGACATGGTGCACCAGAAAAATACAGCCACCGATTTTGACTTTGCCACACAGGGCATTGAAATGTATGTGGATGGTGACTGGGTAAAGGCAAAAGGAACGACCCTCGGAGCGGATAACGGACTTGGCGTAGCCGCTATCATGGCCATTCTGGAGAGCAATGATATCCCGCATCCTGCTGTAGAGGCCCTATTTACTGTTGATGAAGAAACGGGAATGACCGGGGCCAAAGGTCTTGAACCGGGGGTGTTGCGGGGAGAAATCCTGCTGAACCTCGACACTGAAGAAGACGATGAAATAGGAATCGGATGTGCCGGGGGAGTGGACATAACGTCGAGCAGGAGCTACAAGGAAGAACCCGTACCGGAAGATACCGAAGCCTTCAGGATCGCTGTTAAGGGACTTAAGGGCGGACACAGCGGTATGGACATCCATAAAGGTCTGGGTAACGCCAATAAGATCATGAACCGTATGCTTTTTGACGGTTTTGAAAATTACGGCATGCGCATTGCCTCGATTGAAGGGGGCGGACTCCGGAATGCCATTCCCAGGGAAAGTTCGGCAGTAGTGGTGGTGGACAAAGTACACCGGGAAGCCTTTGTTTTTGAGTTCGGGGAGCTTGCCGATGCCGTAAAAAACGAACTGAAAACAACGGAACCTTCGCTGGAGATCACTGCAACACCCGTAGAAAAGCCCGGTGCCGTAATGGAACTCGGTGTACAGGAAGGGATTACCAGGGCACTCTATGCCGCACATAACGGGGTGTACCGTATGAGTGCCGATATGGAAGGGTTAACAGAAACTTCCAACAATATTGCAAAAGTAGCGGTCGGGGAAGGGAACGTAAAAATATCCTGCCTTACCCGCTCTTCCGTAGACAGCTCCAAGACAGACCTGGCCAATGCGCTCAGGGCCACATTCGAACTGGCGGGCTGCGATGTAGAACTGTCCGGAAGCTATCCAGGATGGCAACCCGACGTAAATTCCCCCGTGTTAAAGGTCCTCCGTGAAAAATACGAAACCCTGTTTAAAGAAAAACCCGAAGTTGCCGCCTGTCATGCCGGACTCGAATGCGGGATACTCGGGCAGAACTATCCGGAGATGGATATGATCAGTTTCGGCCCCACCATACGCGGAGCCCATTCTCCCGACGAAAGGGCGGGCATTGCATCCGTACGGAAATTCTGGACATTTCTCCGGGAAATATTAAAGGATATCCCGGAAAAGGCATAA
- a CDS encoding GNAT family N-acetyltransferase: MGEIKHIHNDKKGAFTYRVDKKRLAEMTYVMAGEKKMIIEHTGVDESLRGQGTGKKLLEALVGYVREKGIRVMPLCPFANATFKKMTEWQDVLA, from the coding sequence ATGGGAGAAATAAAGCATATTCACAACGACAAAAAAGGCGCTTTTACCTACCGGGTAGACAAAAAGCGCCTGGCCGAAATGACCTATGTCATGGCCGGCGAAAAGAAGATGATCATTGAACACACCGGGGTAGACGAATCCCTCAGGGGACAGGGCACAGGCAAAAAGCTGCTCGAAGCCCTGGTAGGGTATGTAAGGGAAAAAGGCATCAGGGTGATGCCTTTGTGCCCTTTTGCCAATGCAACATTCAAAAAAATGACCGAATGGCAGGATGTCCTTGCCTGA
- a CDS encoding pirin family protein: MKAIVHSADTRGHADHGWLNAHHSFSFANYYNPERMNFGALRVLNDDIVSGGMGFGMHPHDNMEIITIPLKGDLEHKDSMGNVGRIKNGEIQVMSAGTGVFHSEYNPNKDRETNLLQIWLFPNKRNVDPRYDQISIEDYRKKNELYQVVSPDAEDQGSWIYQDAWFHLGDFDKGTTREYSLKKEGNGVYLFVIEGNVDVGGQKLGKRDAAGVWETGSVSITAGSDAEFLLMEVPMAV, from the coding sequence ATGAAAGCAATAGTGCACAGCGCAGACACAAGAGGGCATGCCGATCACGGATGGCTCAATGCCCATCACAGTTTCAGTTTTGCAAATTACTACAATCCCGAGCGGATGAACTTCGGTGCCCTCCGGGTACTTAACGACGACATCGTAAGCGGTGGCATGGGCTTCGGAATGCACCCCCACGACAATATGGAGATCATCACCATTCCGCTGAAAGGCGATCTGGAACATAAAGACAGCATGGGGAACGTAGGCCGCATCAAAAACGGGGAAATACAGGTGATGAGTGCCGGAACAGGTGTTTTTCACAGTGAATATAACCCCAATAAGGACAGGGAAACCAACCTGTTACAGATATGGTTGTTTCCCAATAAGAGGAATGTAGATCCAAGGTACGACCAGATCTCTATAGAAGACTACAGGAAAAAGAACGAACTCTACCAGGTAGTTTCACCGGATGCGGAGGACCAGGGGAGCTGGATATACCAGGATGCCTGGTTTCACCTCGGGGACTTTGACAAGGGAACAACCCGTGAATACAGCCTTAAAAAAGAAGGTAACGGCGTTTACCTGTTCGTTATCGAAGGAAATGTGGATGTCGGCGGTCAAAAACTCGGCAAAAGGGATGCTGCGGGGGTCTGGGAAACCGGTTCCGTATCCATAACAGCCGGGAGTGATGCCGAATTTCTCCTTATGGAAGTCCCGATGGCCGTATAA
- a CDS encoding helix-turn-helix domain-containing protein, giving the protein MNFIKTYSDVDPADSRMTFRIRTMEEIYDRNGGKTDEPHRHDYYIILLVRKADGIHHIDFKEYPLSGGQVYFISPGQVHRIVEREKSHGYVITFSTRFMAENQIDACFIDDINLFKDYGETPPLPVDVQQETQLNAYCEQMMDWSKANIKFRSQGIGSLLRLFLISCNNLCSVHGENPQQLQAGGTLLREYKDLVEKHFTEWHLVSQYAEALHVTPDHLNRTVRSLIGKTAKEYLQSRITVAARRMLYFSGQPQKEIAYALGFSEPAHFSSFFKKCTGMSPSDFRK; this is encoded by the coding sequence GTGAACTTCATTAAAACATACAGCGATGTAGATCCCGCAGACAGCAGGATGACATTCCGCATCCGTACCATGGAAGAAATTTACGACCGGAATGGCGGAAAGACCGACGAACCTCACAGGCACGACTACTATATTATTTTATTGGTCAGAAAGGCCGACGGAATACACCATATAGATTTTAAGGAATACCCGCTTTCCGGCGGACAGGTCTACTTTATAAGCCCCGGACAGGTACACCGGATCGTGGAAAGAGAAAAATCACACGGTTATGTCATAACCTTTTCTACCCGTTTTATGGCAGAAAACCAGATCGATGCCTGTTTTATTGACGATATCAACCTTTTTAAGGACTACGGGGAAACGCCGCCCCTGCCTGTAGATGTACAGCAGGAAACACAACTGAACGCTTATTGCGAACAGATGATGGACTGGAGCAAAGCCAACATCAAGTTCCGTTCCCAGGGCATCGGCTCGTTACTCCGGTTGTTTTTGATATCCTGTAACAACCTCTGTTCCGTACACGGGGAGAATCCGCAGCAACTCCAGGCCGGGGGGACGCTGTTGCGGGAATATAAGGACCTTGTGGAAAAGCATTTTACCGAATGGCATCTCGTTTCGCAGTATGCGGAAGCCCTCCACGTAACCCCCGACCACCTCAACAGGACGGTCAGGTCGCTCATCGGCAAAACGGCCAAGGAATACTTACAGTCGCGCATCACGGTTGCCGCCCGGCGGATGCTGTATTTTTCCGGGCAGCCCCAGAAGGAGATCGCATACGCATTGGGTTTTTCCGAACCCGCACATTTCAGCAGTTTCTTTAAGAAATGCACCGGGATGTCCCCGTCAGACTTCAGGAAATAG
- a CDS encoding DUF3810 domain-containing protein, whose translation MKTILALSIIPQVIVIKLLALAPGFIERYYSNGLYPVISKTYRYVFGWIPFSVGDVFYTLAGLLILRFLVFNIKYLFRKPLYFIREVLIVISFTYFMFHLFWGLNYYRPSIHETLGMGNDYTTEELVEFTEKLISRTNTLQLQLTGNDSLMVKVPYSRKEIYRMSSSGYAGIAKHTPGFSYTPESIKSSLFSLPLTYMGYSGYLNPFTNEAQVNSLQVDYRYPMITCHEEAHQIGYSAENEANFIGFLAATANKDPYFQYSGNAYMLRYCLNEVYRRAPDTFERLKGQMHKGILKNYAEVAAFWDRYENIAEPVFKNTFNAYLKANSQAGGIKTYSYVVALLVNYHKKNGI comes from the coding sequence ATGAAAACCATACTTGCGCTTTCCATAATTCCGCAGGTTATCGTTATAAAATTGCTGGCCCTTGCTCCGGGCTTTATCGAAAGGTATTACAGTAACGGTTTGTACCCCGTCATTTCCAAGACCTACAGGTATGTCTTCGGATGGATCCCGTTTTCGGTGGGTGACGTATTTTATACGCTTGCAGGTCTGCTGATACTCCGCTTCCTGGTCTTCAACATAAAGTATTTGTTCCGTAAACCCTTGTATTTTATTCGTGAAGTGTTGATTGTTATCTCCTTCACCTATTTTATGTTTCACCTTTTCTGGGGATTGAACTATTACCGTCCCTCCATACACGAAACCCTGGGTATGGGTAATGATTATACCACGGAAGAGCTGGTGGAGTTCACGGAAAAGCTCATTAGCCGGACCAATACCTTGCAGCTTCAGTTAACGGGAAACGACAGCCTTATGGTAAAGGTGCCCTATTCCAGGAAAGAGATATACCGTATGTCGTCTTCGGGATATGCCGGCATTGCAAAACACACCCCGGGCTTTTCTTATACCCCCGAAAGCATAAAAAGTTCGCTTTTTTCACTTCCCCTCACCTATATGGGATACAGCGGATACCTGAACCCGTTTACCAACGAAGCACAGGTAAACAGCCTTCAGGTAGATTACCGTTATCCCATGATCACCTGCCATGAAGAAGCGCATCAAATAGGGTATTCGGCAGAAAACGAAGCCAATTTCATAGGCTTCCTGGCCGCTACGGCCAATAAAGACCCGTACTTTCAGTATTCAGGAAATGCCTATATGCTCAGGTATTGCTTAAATGAAGTGTACCGGAGGGCCCCGGACACTTTTGAACGGCTCAAAGGGCAAATGCACAAAGGCATCCTTAAAAATTATGCCGAAGTGGCCGCATTCTGGGACCGTTATGAAAATATTGCGGAACCTGTATTCAAAAACACCTTTAATGCCTATTTAAAGGCCAATAGCCAGGCCGGAGGAATTAAAACCTACAGCTACGTGGTGGCATTGCTGGTGAATTATCACAAGAAAAACGGTATATAA